The following coding sequences are from one Lysinibacillus sp. FSL W8-0992 window:
- a CDS encoding DUF4238 domain-containing protein — protein MEKRRNHYVPQFYLKGFLDNRVTPPHEPSIWVYDKQLDKLKKKGTKKIAELNGYYDLKLITGEITTAVEDFFDKKIERPSSSILKKILSQTLLTDEERIQFSYFIYFSLARVPNFLNYMTWFYRNNDKLDFNLKTSTETSKLVDVTLSSEGLTTLEFMIEMSEIFVPIIYRMNWQFHIAPQNKDFLTSDNPVILNDPSSKNIHPTFMGWNNPNIHLTFPLDSAMCLRATWGRKRKTYIKASPTFMRAVNFRTSFFATRYIFSSRPIEPLLLDGDFLYNMSDIYESKQNWE, from the coding sequence TTGGAGAAACGTAGAAACCATTATGTTCCACAATTTTATTTGAAAGGTTTTTTGGATAATAGGGTAACTCCTCCACACGAACCCAGTATATGGGTTTATGACAAGCAACTTGATAAATTAAAAAAGAAAGGTACAAAGAAAATTGCTGAACTAAATGGATATTATGATTTGAAATTAATCACAGGTGAAATAACCACAGCGGTTGAAGATTTCTTTGATAAGAAAATTGAAAGACCTTCATCATCAATATTGAAAAAAATCTTAAGCCAAACTTTGTTAACTGATGAAGAGAGAATTCAATTTTCTTACTTTATATACTTCTCATTAGCGAGAGTACCTAATTTCCTCAATTACATGACATGGTTTTATAGAAACAACGATAAATTAGATTTTAACCTTAAAACAAGTACTGAGACATCAAAATTAGTAGATGTTACGCTTAGTTCTGAGGGTTTAACAACGCTAGAATTTATGATAGAAATGTCTGAAATCTTTGTCCCGATTATTTATAGGATGAACTGGCAGTTTCATATTGCACCACAAAATAAGGATTTTCTAACATCAGACAATCCAGTAATATTAAATGATCCAAGTTCGAAAAACATTCACCCCACTTTTATGGGGTGGAATAACCCTAATATTCACTTGACGTTCCCCCTGGATTCTGCAATGTGTTTAAGGGCAACATGGGGAAGGAAAAGAAAGACATATATTAAGGCTAGTCCCACATTTATGAGAGCGGTTAATTTTCGAACATCTTTTTTCGCTACACGTTATATTTTTTCATCAAGACCAATAGAGCCTCTCTTGTTAGATGGGGATTTCTTATATAATATGTCTGATATATATGAAAGTAAGCAAAACTGGGAATAG
- a CDS encoding DUF6414 family protein, with the protein MFKNMIYFDAQKVAEYKAVLEGKKHVAIKNVKISSSKSLDANISVFSGGIGGTNEMEGELIDNLVLDCNEFEELLKKKGGDHYFDLMATDYDIETITKSSIISFEGSLSIPNEFDMMELINQFKPLLISSMNLANAQEEELFKKIFEKESTKIPMFIESSQLGERQGFTKLTSTELLVGMEALEDYEEEELTFIAKITSRKQVKDKPIVVFDIMKDLFSISRGLRRQMGQSEIEGIENIKSNTDTLELEVLAIYR; encoded by the coding sequence ATGTTTAAAAATATGATTTATTTTGATGCACAAAAAGTAGCTGAATACAAAGCAGTTCTAGAAGGAAAGAAACATGTAGCAATAAAAAATGTGAAAATATCTTCGTCTAAATCTTTAGATGCTAACATTTCAGTATTTTCTGGGGGTATCGGTGGAACGAATGAAATGGAAGGTGAATTGATTGATAACCTAGTTTTAGATTGTAATGAGTTTGAAGAATTATTAAAGAAAAAAGGTGGAGACCACTATTTTGATTTAATGGCTACAGATTACGATATTGAGACAATTACAAAATCATCAATCATTTCATTCGAAGGGTCACTAAGTATTCCAAACGAGTTTGATATGATGGAATTGATAAATCAATTTAAACCTTTATTGATTAGTAGCATGAATTTAGCAAATGCTCAGGAAGAAGAGCTTTTTAAAAAGATTTTTGAAAAAGAGAGTACTAAAATTCCAATGTTTATTGAAAGTAGTCAATTAGGAGAAAGACAAGGCTTTACAAAATTAACATCAACAGAGTTACTTGTTGGCATGGAAGCATTAGAAGATTATGAAGAAGAGGAACTTACCTTTATTGCAAAAATTACATCTAGAAAGCAAGTGAAAGATAAACCTATTGTTGTTTTCGATATCATGAAGGACTTATTTTCTATAAGTAGAGGATTAAGAAGACAGATGGGGCAAAGTGAAATAGAGGGAATTGAAAATATCAAATCGAACACAGATACTTTAGAACTAGAAGTGTTAGCTATTTATAGATAA
- a CDS encoding nucleotidyltransferase domain-containing protein, with the protein MNEIIQKKLLEIEEKYKVKILYAVESGSRAWGFPSKDSDYDVRFIYIHSPEWYLSIDPQGIGVKRDVIEEPINDLLDISGWEITKALRLFRKNNPPLLEWLRSNIIYYQKYSFVDNIRSLESSVFYPNSMLHHYLNMAKNNYREYLQGPEVRIKKYFYVLRPILACKWIVKYNTTPPISFHELLEDSLQEGELKNAIEHLLKRKLIGDELDIEPRIHVINDFVESEMERLEEYVKSLKVEAKDPTKILDELFRNTLQEVWK; encoded by the coding sequence ATGAACGAAATCATTCAAAAGAAATTGTTAGAAATTGAAGAGAAATATAAGGTAAAGATTTTATATGCTGTCGAATCAGGAAGTAGAGCATGGGGCTTTCCTTCCAAAGACAGTGATTATGATGTTCGATTTATTTATATACATTCTCCTGAATGGTATCTCTCGATTGATCCACAAGGAATTGGAGTAAAGAGAGATGTAATTGAAGAACCAATTAATGATTTATTAGATATAAGTGGTTGGGAAATCACAAAAGCGCTACGCCTATTTAGAAAAAATAATCCGCCACTTTTAGAATGGTTAAGAAGCAATATTATTTATTATCAAAAATACTCATTTGTTGATAACATACGGTCTTTGGAATCGAGTGTATTTTATCCAAATTCGATGCTCCACCATTATTTAAACATGGCAAAAAATAATTATCGTGAGTACCTGCAGGGACCAGAAGTAAGAATAAAAAAATATTTTTATGTACTTCGGCCGATATTGGCTTGTAAGTGGATAGTGAAATATAATACGACACCTCCAATTAGCTTCCATGAACTATTGGAAGATAGCCTTCAGGAGGGCGAATTAAAAAATGCAATTGAGCATCTTTTAAAACGAAAGCTAATAGGTGATGAGTTAGATATTGAACCCCGTATTCATGTGATTAACGACTTTGTAGAAAGTGAAATGGAACGACTCGAAGAATATGTTAAATCACTCAAAGTTGAAGCGAAGGATCCTACTAAAATATTAGATGAATTGTTTAGAAATACATTGCAAGAAGTTTGGAAATAA